In Felis catus isolate Fca126 chromosome A2, F.catus_Fca126_mat1.0, whole genome shotgun sequence, the following proteins share a genomic window:
- the MAP1S gene encoding microtubule-associated protein 1S isoform X1, translating into MAAAAAGPGATQAPSSLLLVVGGECGCSGLLAYVLEELERGIRSWDIDPGICSLDEQLKIFVSRHSATFSSIVKGQRSLHHRGDTLETLVLLNPSDKSLCDELRNLLLDPAPHKLLVLAGPCLEGTGELLLQTGGFSPRHFLQVLGDKEIRDLLASTPPPADLPKLTITCPTFGDWAQLAPEVLGLQGALRVQWNPPVQLPASEGLRQFLEYVAESLEAPSPFELLEPPASVGFLRLARPCCYIFPGGLGDAAFFAVNGFTVLVNGGSNPKSSFWKLVRHLDRVDAVLVTHAGADSLPGLNSLLRRKLAERDEAAAGGGSGDDRLRRLISPNLGVVFLNARVAISRLVSGEDEAELALSLLARLGIAPLTLNRGPLPAEPTVLFQKMGVGRLDMYVLHPPAAGADRSSASVCALLVWHPAGPTEKVVRVLFPGCTPPARLLDGLVRLQHLGFLREPVVTPQDLVGPRRAESKESVGSRDSLRREGRTTAPARPAPERPVGARKDPPRVEAPRRAEKEARLPREVKKDPKPSVPRTQPQEVRRAASASVSVKKAGAQAAPRPRRAPNIPRPGVPPAENGPHSPPSFRCGEASPPPPEACGSPASQLVATPSQESSLELGLSPAGEDGGTLEEKTLELLLGASTPRPRTPSPTGAHQGPVEGSGRLSLSPLRGGEAGPDASPTVTTPSLPAEVGSPHSTEVDESLSVSFEQVLPPPPATAGEAGLSLPLRGPRVRRSASPHDVDLCLVSPCEFEHRKAVPVAPAPASPGSSDSSARSQERAGAPGAEETPPTSVSESLPTLSDSDPLPAAPGIADSDEDMEGAGVPRRDPLPEPLKFPPPLPTPPSICMVDPEVLPPEQARLTEGHSRTRKSGVRPHPSTAASKATPATTAKSKGLAGGDRAGRPLGTRSEPSDKGGRAPLSRKSSVPKTTTRGPSGSAGSRPGGSAAPPGSPVYLDLAYLPSGSSARLVDEEFFRRVRALCYVISGQDQRKEEGMRAVLDALLAGKQQWDRDLQVTLIPTFDSAAMHEWYEETHARHQALGITVLGSNSTVSMQDEAFPACKVEF; encoded by the exons atggcggcggcggcggcgggccccGGGGCGACCCAGGCACCGAGCTCGCTGCTGCTCGTGGTGGGCGGCGAGTGCGGGTGCTCGGGGCTGCTTGCTTATGTGCTGGAGGAGCTCGAACGAG GCATCCGGTCCTGGGACATTGACCCTGGCATTTGCAGCCTTGATGAGCAGCTCAAGATTTTCGTGTCCCGGCACTCTGCCACCTTCTCCAGCATCGTGAAAG GCCAGCGGAGCCTGCACCACCGCGGAGACACCCTGGAGACACTGGTCCTCCTGAATCCATCAGACAAGTCCCTGTGCGACGAG CTCCGGAACCTTCTGCTGGACCCTGCCCCTCATAAGCTGCTGGTATTGGCTGGGCCCTGCCTGGAAGGGACAGGGGAGCTGCTGCTCCAGACGGGGGGCTTCTCGCCCCGCCACTTCCTCCAGGTCCTAGGGGACAAAGAG ATCCGGGATCTTCTGGCGTCCACACCCCCACCTGCAGACCTGCCGAAGCTCACCATCACCTGCCCAACCTTCGGTGACTGGGCCCAGCTGGCACCTGAGGTGCTGGGCCTCCAGGGCGCGCTCCGGGTGCAGTGGAACCCACCCGTGCAGCTGCCGGCTTCCGAGGGCCTGCGCCAGTTCCTGGAGTACGTGGCTGAGTCGCTGGAGGCCCCGTCTCCCTTTGAGCTGCTCGAGCCGCCAGCGTCCGTGGGCTTCCTCAGGCTCGCCCGGCCTTGCTGCTACATCTTCCCCGGCGGCCTCGGCGACGCCGCCTTCTTCGCCGTCAATGGCTTCACCGTGCTGGTCAACGGTGGCTCCAACCCCAAGTCGAGCTTTTGGAAGCTGGTGCGGCACCTGGACCGGGTGGACGCCGTGCTGGTGACCCACGCTGGCGCCGACAGCCTCCCGGGCCTCAACAGTCTTCTGCGGCGCAAGCTGGCCGAGCGAGATGAGGCGGCGGCCGGCGGGGGCTCCGGGGACGACAGGCTCCGCAGGCTCATCTCCCCCAACCTGGGGGTCGTGTTCCTCAACGCCCGCGTGGCCATCTCGCGTCTGGTGAGCGGCGAGGACGAGGCGGAGCTGGCCCTGAGCCTCTTGGCCCGACTAGGCATCGCGCCCCTGACTCTGAACCGCGGGCCGCTCCCGGCCGAGCCCACCGTGCTCTTTCAGAAGATGGGCGTGGGCCGGCTGGACATGTATGTGCTGCACCCGCCCGCGGCTGGTGCTGACCGCTCGTCGGCCTCCGTGTGCGCCCTGCTAGTGTGGCACCCCGCGGGCCCCACCGAGAAGGTGGTGCGCGTGCTGTTCCCCGGCTGCACACCTCCTGCCCGCCTCCTGGATGGCCTGGTCCGCCTGCAGCACCTGGGGTTCTTGCGAGAGCCTGTGGTGACCCCCCAGGACCTAGTGGGGCCTCGGCGAGCTGAGAGCAAGGAAAGCGTGGGCTCCCGGGACAGCTTAAGAAGAGAAGGCCGGACAACGGCACCGGCCAGGCCTGCCCCGGAGCGCCCTGTGGGGGCCCGGAAGGACCCGCCTCGAGTCGAGGCCCCCCGCAGGGCTGAGAAAGAAGCCAGGCTCCCCCGGGAGGTGAAGAAGGACCCCAAGCCAAGCGTCCCTCGGACCCAGCCCCAGGAGGTGCGCCGGGCAGCCTCCGCTTCGGTCAGCGTGAAGAAGGCGGGTGCCCAGGCCGCCCCCAGGCCCCGCAGGGCACCCAATATCCCCCGCCCGGGCGTCCCGCCGGCGGAGAACGGGCCCCACAGCCCCCCCAGCTTCCGCTGTGGAGAGGCCAGCCCGCCGCCGCCAGAGGCCTGCGGCTCCCCCGCCTCCCAGCTGGTGGCCACCCCCAGCCAGGAGAGCAGCCTGGAGCTGGGGCTGAGCCCGGCCGGGGAGGACGGCGGCACCTTGGAGGAGAAGACGCTGGAGCTGCTTTTGGGTGCCAGCACCCCCCGGCCGCGTACACCCTCGCCTACTGGAGCCCACCAGGGCCCGGTGGAGGGCAGCGGGCGGCTGTCGCTGAGCCCGCTGCGGGGCGGGGAGGCTGGGCCGGATGCCTCGCCCACGGTGACCACACCGTCACTGCCTGCCGAGGTGGGATCCCCGCACTCCACGGAGGTGGACGAGTCCCTGTCCGTCTCCTTCGAGCAGGtgctgccgccgccgcctgcCACCGCGGGCGAGGCTGGGCTGAGCCTCCCCCTCCGCGGCCCCCGGGTACGGCGATCGGCCTCCCCGCACGACGTGGACCTGTGCCTGGTGTCAccctgtgagtttgagcaccggaAGGCTGTGCCCGTGGCGCCCGCGCCCGCGTCCCCGGGCAGCTCTGATAGCAGTGCCCGGTCCCAGGAGCGGGCGGGGGCCCCGGGAGCTGAGGAGACCCCACCCACCTCCGTCAGCGAGTCCCTGCCCACCCTGTCTGACTCGGACCCCCTGCCTGCCGCCCCCGGCATCGCGGACTCGGATGAAGACATGGAGGGCGCAGGGGTCCCTCGCCGTGACCCGCTGCCCGAGCCCCTCAAGTTCCCCCCGCCgctgcccaccccacccagcaTCTGCATGGTGGACCCCGAGGTGCTCCCCCCTGAGCAGGCCCGGCTGACGGAGGGCCACAGCCGCACCCGGAAGTCCGGGGTTCGCCCTCACCCCAGCACTGCCGCCTCCAAAGCCACTCCCGCGACCACTGCCAAATCCAAGGGACTGGCCGGTGGAGACCGGGCCGGTCGGCCCCTCGGCACCCGGAGCGAGCCCAGTGACAAGGGAGGTCGGGCACCCCTGTCCAGAAAGTCCTCGGTCCCCAAGACAACCACTCGGGGCCCATCCG GGTCAGCTGGCAGCCGGCCAGGTGGGTCAGCAGCCCCTCCCGGCTCCCCCGTCTACCTCGACCTGGCCTACCTGCCCAGCGGGAGCAGCGCCCGGCTGGTGGACGAGGAATTCTTCCGAAGGGTGCGTGCGCTCTGTTACGTCATCAGCGGCCAGGACCAGCGCAAGGAAGAGGGCATGAGGGCTGTCCTGGACGCACTGCTGGCCGGCAAGCAGCAATGGGACCGTGACCTGCAG GTGACCCTGATCCCCACCTTCGATTCCGCGGCCATGCACGAGTGGTACGAGGAGACACATGCCCGGCACCAGGCACTGGGCATCACCGTGCTGGGCAGCAACAGCACCGTGTCCATGCAGGACGAGGCCTTCCCCGCCTGCAAGGTCGAGTTCTAG
- the MAP1S gene encoding microtubule-associated protein 1S isoform X2: MFRFVPSRSSEGDRARHRYTLLHGLEAGPEREWAPGNPERLRNLLLDPAPHKLLVLAGPCLEGTGELLLQTGGFSPRHFLQVLGDKEIRDLLASTPPPADLPKLTITCPTFGDWAQLAPEVLGLQGALRVQWNPPVQLPASEGLRQFLEYVAESLEAPSPFELLEPPASVGFLRLARPCCYIFPGGLGDAAFFAVNGFTVLVNGGSNPKSSFWKLVRHLDRVDAVLVTHAGADSLPGLNSLLRRKLAERDEAAAGGGSGDDRLRRLISPNLGVVFLNARVAISRLVSGEDEAELALSLLARLGIAPLTLNRGPLPAEPTVLFQKMGVGRLDMYVLHPPAAGADRSSASVCALLVWHPAGPTEKVVRVLFPGCTPPARLLDGLVRLQHLGFLREPVVTPQDLVGPRRAESKESVGSRDSLRREGRTTAPARPAPERPVGARKDPPRVEAPRRAEKEARLPREVKKDPKPSVPRTQPQEVRRAASASVSVKKAGAQAAPRPRRAPNIPRPGVPPAENGPHSPPSFRCGEASPPPPEACGSPASQLVATPSQESSLELGLSPAGEDGGTLEEKTLELLLGASTPRPRTPSPTGAHQGPVEGSGRLSLSPLRGGEAGPDASPTVTTPSLPAEVGSPHSTEVDESLSVSFEQVLPPPPATAGEAGLSLPLRGPRVRRSASPHDVDLCLVSPCEFEHRKAVPVAPAPASPGSSDSSARSQERAGAPGAEETPPTSVSESLPTLSDSDPLPAAPGIADSDEDMEGAGVPRRDPLPEPLKFPPPLPTPPSICMVDPEVLPPEQARLTEGHSRTRKSGVRPHPSTAASKATPATTAKSKGLAGGDRAGRPLGTRSEPSDKGGRAPLSRKSSVPKTTTRGPSGSAGSRPGGSAAPPGSPVYLDLAYLPSGSSARLVDEEFFRRVRALCYVISGQDQRKEEGMRAVLDALLAGKQQWDRDLQVTLIPTFDSAAMHEWYEETHARHQALGITVLGSNSTVSMQDEAFPACKVEF, from the exons ATGTTCCGTTTTGTTCCCTCGAGGAGCTCTGAAGGAGATAGAGCCAGACACAGATACACTCTTCTCCATGGCCTTGAggctgggccagagagagagtgggctcCAGGGAATCCAGAAAGG CTCCGGAACCTTCTGCTGGACCCTGCCCCTCATAAGCTGCTGGTATTGGCTGGGCCCTGCCTGGAAGGGACAGGGGAGCTGCTGCTCCAGACGGGGGGCTTCTCGCCCCGCCACTTCCTCCAGGTCCTAGGGGACAAAGAG ATCCGGGATCTTCTGGCGTCCACACCCCCACCTGCAGACCTGCCGAAGCTCACCATCACCTGCCCAACCTTCGGTGACTGGGCCCAGCTGGCACCTGAGGTGCTGGGCCTCCAGGGCGCGCTCCGGGTGCAGTGGAACCCACCCGTGCAGCTGCCGGCTTCCGAGGGCCTGCGCCAGTTCCTGGAGTACGTGGCTGAGTCGCTGGAGGCCCCGTCTCCCTTTGAGCTGCTCGAGCCGCCAGCGTCCGTGGGCTTCCTCAGGCTCGCCCGGCCTTGCTGCTACATCTTCCCCGGCGGCCTCGGCGACGCCGCCTTCTTCGCCGTCAATGGCTTCACCGTGCTGGTCAACGGTGGCTCCAACCCCAAGTCGAGCTTTTGGAAGCTGGTGCGGCACCTGGACCGGGTGGACGCCGTGCTGGTGACCCACGCTGGCGCCGACAGCCTCCCGGGCCTCAACAGTCTTCTGCGGCGCAAGCTGGCCGAGCGAGATGAGGCGGCGGCCGGCGGGGGCTCCGGGGACGACAGGCTCCGCAGGCTCATCTCCCCCAACCTGGGGGTCGTGTTCCTCAACGCCCGCGTGGCCATCTCGCGTCTGGTGAGCGGCGAGGACGAGGCGGAGCTGGCCCTGAGCCTCTTGGCCCGACTAGGCATCGCGCCCCTGACTCTGAACCGCGGGCCGCTCCCGGCCGAGCCCACCGTGCTCTTTCAGAAGATGGGCGTGGGCCGGCTGGACATGTATGTGCTGCACCCGCCCGCGGCTGGTGCTGACCGCTCGTCGGCCTCCGTGTGCGCCCTGCTAGTGTGGCACCCCGCGGGCCCCACCGAGAAGGTGGTGCGCGTGCTGTTCCCCGGCTGCACACCTCCTGCCCGCCTCCTGGATGGCCTGGTCCGCCTGCAGCACCTGGGGTTCTTGCGAGAGCCTGTGGTGACCCCCCAGGACCTAGTGGGGCCTCGGCGAGCTGAGAGCAAGGAAAGCGTGGGCTCCCGGGACAGCTTAAGAAGAGAAGGCCGGACAACGGCACCGGCCAGGCCTGCCCCGGAGCGCCCTGTGGGGGCCCGGAAGGACCCGCCTCGAGTCGAGGCCCCCCGCAGGGCTGAGAAAGAAGCCAGGCTCCCCCGGGAGGTGAAGAAGGACCCCAAGCCAAGCGTCCCTCGGACCCAGCCCCAGGAGGTGCGCCGGGCAGCCTCCGCTTCGGTCAGCGTGAAGAAGGCGGGTGCCCAGGCCGCCCCCAGGCCCCGCAGGGCACCCAATATCCCCCGCCCGGGCGTCCCGCCGGCGGAGAACGGGCCCCACAGCCCCCCCAGCTTCCGCTGTGGAGAGGCCAGCCCGCCGCCGCCAGAGGCCTGCGGCTCCCCCGCCTCCCAGCTGGTGGCCACCCCCAGCCAGGAGAGCAGCCTGGAGCTGGGGCTGAGCCCGGCCGGGGAGGACGGCGGCACCTTGGAGGAGAAGACGCTGGAGCTGCTTTTGGGTGCCAGCACCCCCCGGCCGCGTACACCCTCGCCTACTGGAGCCCACCAGGGCCCGGTGGAGGGCAGCGGGCGGCTGTCGCTGAGCCCGCTGCGGGGCGGGGAGGCTGGGCCGGATGCCTCGCCCACGGTGACCACACCGTCACTGCCTGCCGAGGTGGGATCCCCGCACTCCACGGAGGTGGACGAGTCCCTGTCCGTCTCCTTCGAGCAGGtgctgccgccgccgcctgcCACCGCGGGCGAGGCTGGGCTGAGCCTCCCCCTCCGCGGCCCCCGGGTACGGCGATCGGCCTCCCCGCACGACGTGGACCTGTGCCTGGTGTCAccctgtgagtttgagcaccggaAGGCTGTGCCCGTGGCGCCCGCGCCCGCGTCCCCGGGCAGCTCTGATAGCAGTGCCCGGTCCCAGGAGCGGGCGGGGGCCCCGGGAGCTGAGGAGACCCCACCCACCTCCGTCAGCGAGTCCCTGCCCACCCTGTCTGACTCGGACCCCCTGCCTGCCGCCCCCGGCATCGCGGACTCGGATGAAGACATGGAGGGCGCAGGGGTCCCTCGCCGTGACCCGCTGCCCGAGCCCCTCAAGTTCCCCCCGCCgctgcccaccccacccagcaTCTGCATGGTGGACCCCGAGGTGCTCCCCCCTGAGCAGGCCCGGCTGACGGAGGGCCACAGCCGCACCCGGAAGTCCGGGGTTCGCCCTCACCCCAGCACTGCCGCCTCCAAAGCCACTCCCGCGACCACTGCCAAATCCAAGGGACTGGCCGGTGGAGACCGGGCCGGTCGGCCCCTCGGCACCCGGAGCGAGCCCAGTGACAAGGGAGGTCGGGCACCCCTGTCCAGAAAGTCCTCGGTCCCCAAGACAACCACTCGGGGCCCATCCG GGTCAGCTGGCAGCCGGCCAGGTGGGTCAGCAGCCCCTCCCGGCTCCCCCGTCTACCTCGACCTGGCCTACCTGCCCAGCGGGAGCAGCGCCCGGCTGGTGGACGAGGAATTCTTCCGAAGGGTGCGTGCGCTCTGTTACGTCATCAGCGGCCAGGACCAGCGCAAGGAAGAGGGCATGAGGGCTGTCCTGGACGCACTGCTGGCCGGCAAGCAGCAATGGGACCGTGACCTGCAG GTGACCCTGATCCCCACCTTCGATTCCGCGGCCATGCACGAGTGGTACGAGGAGACACATGCCCGGCACCAGGCACTGGGCATCACCGTGCTGGGCAGCAACAGCACCGTGTCCATGCAGGACGAGGCCTTCCCCGCCTGCAAGGTCGAGTTCTAG